In the Kribbella sp. NBC_00482 genome, one interval contains:
- a CDS encoding MFS transporter, with product MSAPATTTGLANAGRGGMRRDVIAALAITTTVSYGVLYYAFSALLEPMRQDLRISPTTATGALTLASLVSAVLAVPIGRRLDNRGGHGVMSVGSVIAAGAVLAWSQAQNTTQLYAAFVAIGIASAMVLYPPAFAVVVAVTAPQRRTAALLAITLVAGFASSIFIPLTGQLVHALGWRHALLVLAAVLALATIPLHVLALRGTRPNTRRSTHEPHTSPARVLRDSGFWLLAVVFVLHSAALAIIGVHLVTYLTKLGHSPTTAATLAGLLGLLSVTGRITVSVLRRWLPMTSISAAVILLQGIALAVLPAAGESTTGAAGCLIAFGLGFGVASIAKPAIILDRYGDQGYATIAGLLGTPTTLASATAPLAAAALATALGYTPLILSAAVACTLAGLALAAIRFLPTRFTPVARR from the coding sequence ATGTCTGCACCCGCCACCACGACCGGCCTCGCCAACGCCGGTCGTGGCGGCATGCGTCGCGACGTCATCGCCGCGCTCGCGATCACCACCACCGTCAGCTACGGCGTCCTGTACTACGCCTTCAGCGCCCTACTCGAACCGATGCGCCAAGACCTGCGCATCTCCCCCACCACCGCGACCGGCGCCCTCACCCTCGCCTCACTCGTCAGCGCCGTCCTGGCCGTACCCATCGGCCGCCGCCTCGACAACCGCGGCGGCCACGGAGTCATGAGCGTCGGTTCGGTCATCGCAGCCGGCGCAGTCCTCGCCTGGTCACAGGCCCAGAATACGACCCAGCTGTACGCCGCTTTTGTTGCCATCGGCATCGCCTCGGCCATGGTGCTGTACCCACCCGCGTTCGCCGTCGTCGTCGCGGTCACCGCACCACAACGCCGTACGGCGGCGCTCCTGGCGATCACCCTCGTGGCCGGATTCGCCAGCTCGATCTTCATCCCCCTGACCGGCCAGCTCGTCCACGCCCTCGGCTGGCGGCACGCTCTCCTCGTGCTGGCCGCCGTACTCGCCCTCGCCACCATCCCCCTGCATGTCCTCGCTCTACGCGGTACTCGGCCGAACACGCGCAGGAGCACTCATGAACCTCACACCTCACCGGCCCGCGTTCTGCGCGACTCCGGGTTCTGGCTGCTCGCGGTCGTGTTCGTCCTCCACAGCGCGGCCCTCGCGATCATCGGCGTACACCTCGTCACCTATCTCACGAAGCTAGGGCACTCCCCCACCACGGCCGCCACGCTCGCAGGTCTACTCGGTCTGCTCTCCGTCACCGGCCGGATCACGGTCTCCGTCCTCCGCCGATGGTTGCCGATGACATCGATCAGCGCCGCGGTCATCCTTCTCCAAGGCATCGCCTTGGCCGTCCTGCCTGCCGCCGGCGAAAGCACCACCGGCGCCGCCGGGTGCCTGATCGCGTTCGGCCTCGGCTTCGGCGTTGCGTCCATCGCCAAGCCCGCGATCATTCTCGACCGGTACGGCGACCAGGGGTACGCGACCATCGCCGGCCTCCTCGGAACACCGACAACGCTCGCGTCTGCGACGGCTCCACTGGCCGCCGCTGCCCTGGCCACCGCGCTCGGCTACACCCCGCTCATCCTGAGCGCGGCCGTCGCCTGCACCCTCGCAGGCCTCGCCCTCGCCGCCATCCGTTTCCTGCCCACGCGCTTCACGCCGGTCGCGCGTCGCTAG
- a CDS encoding FAD-dependent oxidoreductase, with the protein MGEQVVAPVVVIGAGPVGLAAAAHLAERGLDFVVLESGAGVAAAIGEWRHVKLFSPWRYDLDSAARRLLEAGGWSAPDLGTLPTGGELIDAYLEPLTKLPQLNDRIRYGAEVVAITRVGFDRIRTAGREDAPFLIRLADGTELLASSVIDASGTWRKPNVLGASGIPARGETSISRGVARALPDVLGADRERYAGRRTAVVGAGHSAATTLLDLGRLAEEVPGTEIVWVVRGTDQARTYGGGDADELPARGALGSRLKKLVQSGQVELVSSFRIESVSTSNGRIELRSGERTVSADTVVKSTGFRPDHDIVAELRLDLDPVLGSTRALAPLIDPNQHSCGTVPPHGVDELTHPEPGYYAIGAKSYGRAPTFLLATGYEQARSVVAALAGDWESARDVQLDLPETGVCSSNLAFGESAEAGSCCGPTPQAVELTTPAARGLATGISGGLLTVIEDKQSGCCN; encoded by the coding sequence GTGGGCGAGCAGGTGGTGGCACCCGTGGTGGTCATCGGGGCAGGTCCGGTCGGGCTGGCTGCGGCGGCGCATCTGGCCGAGCGTGGGCTGGACTTCGTCGTACTGGAATCCGGTGCGGGCGTCGCGGCGGCGATCGGGGAATGGCGGCACGTGAAGCTGTTCAGCCCGTGGCGCTACGACCTCGACAGCGCGGCACGCCGGCTGCTGGAGGCCGGCGGGTGGAGCGCGCCGGATCTCGGCACGCTGCCGACCGGCGGGGAGCTCATCGACGCGTACCTCGAGCCGCTCACGAAGCTCCCGCAGCTCAACGACAGGATCCGGTACGGCGCTGAGGTCGTTGCGATCACCCGGGTTGGATTCGACCGGATCCGCACTGCTGGACGCGAGGACGCACCGTTCCTCATCCGGCTCGCCGACGGCACCGAACTGCTCGCGTCATCCGTCATCGATGCCTCCGGCACCTGGCGCAAACCAAACGTCCTCGGCGCCTCCGGCATCCCAGCCCGCGGCGAGACCTCCATCTCGCGTGGTGTTGCTCGGGCGTTGCCCGACGTACTTGGTGCTGATCGGGAGCGGTACGCCGGGCGCCGTACGGCCGTCGTCGGTGCCGGCCACTCCGCTGCGACCACTTTGCTGGATCTCGGCCGGCTCGCGGAGGAGGTGCCTGGAACTGAGATCGTGTGGGTTGTCCGCGGCACCGACCAGGCCCGCACGTACGGCGGTGGCGACGCCGACGAACTGCCCGCTCGCGGCGCCCTCGGCTCCCGCCTGAAGAAGCTCGTCCAGTCCGGCCAGGTCGAGCTCGTCAGCTCCTTCCGCATCGAGTCCGTCAGTACGTCGAACGGGCGGATCGAGCTGCGCTCCGGCGAGAGGACCGTCAGCGCGGACACGGTTGTGAAGTCGACCGGGTTCCGCCCGGACCACGACATCGTCGCGGAGCTGCGGCTCGACCTCGACCCGGTTCTCGGCTCGACCCGCGCCCTCGCGCCGCTGATCGACCCGAACCAGCACTCCTGCGGCACAGTCCCGCCGCACGGAGTCGACGAGCTGACCCATCCCGAGCCGGGCTACTACGCGATCGGCGCGAAGTCCTACGGCCGTGCACCGACGTTCCTGCTCGCCACCGGCTACGAACAGGCCCGCTCGGTCGTCGCCGCACTCGCCGGCGACTGGGAATCCGCCCGCGACGTCCAACTCGACCTCCCCGAAACCGGCGTCTGCTCCTCCAACCTCGCCTTCGGCGAATCCGCCGAAGCCGGCAGCTGCTGCGGCCCCACGCCGCAAGCCGTCGAGCTCACCACACCAGCCGCCCGCGGCCTGGCCACCGGTATCAGCGGCGGCCTGCTCACAGTGATCGAGGACAAGCAATCCGGCTGCTGCAACTGA
- a CDS encoding ArsR/SmtB family transcription factor translates to MSKQEITLTPVSGGACCTPISDAALDPAAAAEGAVVFKALADPIRLRLLSMITSAAGEICVCDLTPQFEVSGPTISHHLKVLREAGLVDCERRGTWVYYWSVPQRLEWIATLIATPAPLS, encoded by the coding sequence ATGTCGAAACAGGAGATCACCCTGACGCCGGTCTCGGGCGGCGCCTGCTGTACGCCGATCTCCGACGCGGCTCTCGATCCGGCCGCGGCCGCCGAAGGGGCCGTGGTGTTCAAAGCACTCGCCGACCCGATCCGGCTGCGTCTGTTGTCGATGATCACGTCGGCCGCCGGCGAGATCTGCGTATGCGACCTGACACCCCAGTTCGAGGTGAGCGGCCCGACGATCTCGCACCACCTGAAGGTGCTCCGCGAGGCCGGCCTCGTCGACTGCGAACGCCGCGGAACCTGGGTCTACTACTGGTCCGTCCCACAGCGCCTGGAGTGGATCGCCACCCTCATCGCGACCCCGGCGCCGCTGAGCTGA
- a CDS encoding arsenate reductase/protein-tyrosine-phosphatase family protein has protein sequence MSIEGLTLAGRARIHAALGDPARLAIVDTLVAGDASPGELGAELELPTNLVAHHLKVLEAAGVVARTRSEGDKRRTYVRLRPDAMAAMTTPAPAGAERVVFVCTQNSARSQLAAAIWSRRSRVPALSAGTHPAERVHPRAVKVARRHGLDPAGWRTARLRDVVRRDDLLIAVCDNAYEDLEHETRLHWSIPDPAPADTDAAFETTYAELSDRIDRLVVAVGNG, from the coding sequence ATGAGCATTGAGGGATTAACCCTGGCGGGCCGGGCCCGGATTCATGCGGCTTTGGGTGACCCGGCGCGGCTCGCGATCGTGGACACCCTGGTGGCCGGTGACGCGTCGCCGGGTGAACTCGGCGCTGAGCTGGAGCTGCCGACGAACCTGGTGGCCCATCATCTGAAGGTCCTGGAGGCGGCCGGCGTCGTCGCGCGGACGCGGTCCGAAGGCGACAAGCGCCGTACCTATGTGCGGCTTCGGCCCGACGCGATGGCGGCGATGACGACGCCCGCGCCTGCCGGTGCGGAGCGAGTGGTGTTCGTCTGCACGCAGAACTCGGCGCGTTCCCAGTTGGCCGCGGCGATCTGGTCGCGGCGCAGCCGGGTCCCGGCGTTGTCCGCGGGCACGCACCCGGCGGAGCGTGTGCATCCGCGAGCCGTGAAGGTCGCCCGGCGGCACGGACTGGATCCGGCCGGGTGGCGCACCGCGCGGCTGCGGGACGTCGTACGGCGTGACGATCTGCTGATCGCGGTGTGCGACAACGCGTACGAAGATCTCGAGCACGAAACCCGCCTGCACTGGTCGATCCCCGACCCGGCGCCGGCCGACACCGACGCGGCCTTCGAGACCACGTACGCCGAACTCTCCGACCGGATCGACCGGTTGGTGGTTGCGGTGGGCAACGGATGA
- a CDS encoding MIP/aquaporin family protein, with protein sequence MRPELWRRVVAEGLGTGLLVTVVVGSGIAAAELSPGDTGLQLLENSFATALGLAVLILMLGPVSGAHFNPVVSVADWWLGRRNGGGLSLRDLSAYVAAQVVGAIAGAMLANVMFGQAAVSWSTTHRSAGHLWIGETVATAGLILLIFALVRSGRAAVAPAAVGAYIGAAYWFTSSTSFANPAVTVGRAFSDTFAGIAPGSVPGFVFFQVIGAVVGAGLVIVLYPELGDSAEEFAVPNLELRRE encoded by the coding sequence ATGAGGCCGGAGTTGTGGCGGCGGGTCGTCGCGGAGGGACTCGGGACAGGGTTGTTGGTGACGGTTGTCGTCGGTTCGGGGATCGCGGCGGCCGAGCTCTCACCCGGCGACACCGGACTGCAGTTGCTGGAGAACTCTTTCGCGACTGCGCTCGGGTTGGCTGTCCTGATCCTGATGCTCGGGCCGGTGTCCGGTGCGCATTTCAACCCGGTCGTGTCGGTCGCCGATTGGTGGCTCGGTCGACGGAACGGCGGCGGGCTGAGTCTGCGGGACTTGTCCGCGTACGTCGCCGCGCAGGTCGTCGGCGCGATAGCGGGCGCGATGCTGGCCAATGTGATGTTCGGTCAGGCCGCTGTTTCGTGGTCGACGACGCACCGGTCCGCAGGCCACTTGTGGATCGGGGAGACGGTCGCCACCGCGGGGTTGATCCTGCTGATCTTCGCGCTCGTCCGGTCCGGCCGCGCCGCTGTAGCCCCTGCTGCTGTCGGCGCGTACATCGGCGCGGCCTACTGGTTCACCTCGTCGACGTCGTTCGCGAACCCTGCCGTGACGGTCGGTCGCGCGTTCAGCGACACCTTCGCCGGGATCGCACCTGGTTCCGTTCCTGGTTTCGTGTTCTTCCAGGTGATCGGCGCGGTTGTCGGCGCCGGCCTGGTCATCGTGCTCTATCCCGAGCTGGGCGACTCCGCGGAGGAGTTCGCCGTACCGAATCTGGAGTTGCGTCGTGAGTAA
- a CDS encoding arsenate reductase ArsC, whose amino-acid sequence MSKPVVLFVCVHNAGRSQMAAGWLRELAGDAVEVRSAGSEPREQINPTAVEAMREVGIDITANVPQVLKTEDVRASDVVITMGCGDACPIFPGKRYEDWELTDPAGQPIEVVREVRDEIRTRIEKLVAELKA is encoded by the coding sequence GTGAGTAAGCCAGTTGTTCTGTTCGTTTGCGTTCACAATGCCGGGCGTTCGCAGATGGCTGCGGGGTGGTTGCGGGAGTTGGCGGGTGATGCCGTGGAGGTGCGGTCGGCCGGGTCCGAACCGCGGGAGCAGATCAACCCGACCGCGGTCGAGGCGATGCGCGAGGTCGGTATCGACATCACCGCCAACGTCCCCCAAGTACTGAAGACCGAGGACGTCCGCGCTAGCGATGTCGTGATCACCATGGGCTGCGGCGATGCGTGCCCGATCTTCCCCGGCAAACGCTACGAGGACTGGGAACTCACCGACCCCGCGGGACAGCCGATCGAGGTCGTCCGCGAGGTCCGCGACGAGATCCGCACGCGGATCGAGAAACTCGTCGCGGAACTCAAAGCCTAG
- a CDS encoding MBL fold metallo-hydrolase, giving the protein MRITKYTHACVRLEHDGRVLVIDPGTWSEPAALAGADAVLVTHEHADHVDVLRLIGLGVPVYAPLDANIAPLEITGVSSGEEFTAAGFRVRAVGGRHAFIYDGQPDCANLGYLIDEAVYHPGDSLHVPEQPIETLLVPAQGSWMKTAEAIDFVKAITPQRAFPIHDAQINARGLSSVNGWLAEETDSGYRYLAPGESI; this is encoded by the coding sequence ATGCGGATCACGAAGTACACCCACGCCTGCGTACGGCTGGAACACGATGGCCGGGTGCTCGTCATCGACCCCGGGACGTGGAGCGAGCCGGCCGCCTTGGCCGGTGCGGACGCGGTGCTGGTGACTCACGAGCACGCAGACCACGTCGACGTACTCCGGCTGATCGGGCTCGGCGTGCCGGTCTACGCCCCTCTCGACGCGAACATCGCACCGCTGGAAATCACCGGTGTGTCCTCCGGTGAGGAGTTCACCGCCGCCGGCTTCCGGGTACGGGCGGTCGGCGGTCGGCACGCGTTCATCTACGACGGTCAGCCGGACTGTGCGAACCTCGGCTACCTCATCGACGAGGCGGTCTACCACCCCGGTGACTCGCTGCACGTTCCCGAGCAGCCGATCGAGACGCTCCTCGTGCCGGCGCAAGGATCGTGGATGAAGACGGCGGAGGCGATCGACTTCGTCAAGGCCATCACACCGCAGCGGGCGTTCCCGATTCACGACGCCCAGATCAACGCCCGCGGCCTGAGCAGCGTCAACGGCTGGCTCGCCGAGGAGACCGACAGCGGCTACCGGTACCTGGCCCCCGGCGAATCGATCTGA
- a CDS encoding VOC family protein gives MATRLVQISIKAQDSSGLGRFWAEALGWEVTADNAEETNLEPEGFSYPDPSAVCIDLIPIPMPKTVKNRVHLDLATTSAAHQAELIERLQSLGATPADVGQGDVPWTVLADPEGNEFCVLEPRPIYSDTGPIAAVVVDCADPRAMAQFWSSAMDWTLHEVSDESAVLRSAKGVGPYLEFIRTSDPKTVLDRIHLDLRPYPTDDHAAEADRLRALGATDLDIGQGDVPWAVLADPENNEFCLLTPR, from the coding sequence ATGGCAACGCGGTTGGTACAGATCTCGATCAAGGCTCAGGACAGTTCCGGGCTCGGCAGGTTCTGGGCGGAGGCGCTCGGCTGGGAGGTGACCGCCGACAACGCCGAGGAGACGAACCTCGAACCCGAGGGCTTCAGCTATCCCGACCCCAGCGCCGTCTGCATCGACCTCATTCCGATCCCGATGCCCAAGACGGTGAAGAACCGCGTCCACCTCGACCTCGCCACCACCTCCGCGGCGCACCAGGCGGAGTTGATCGAACGCCTCCAGAGCCTCGGCGCAACGCCTGCCGACGTCGGCCAGGGCGATGTTCCGTGGACGGTCCTCGCCGACCCGGAGGGCAACGAGTTCTGCGTGCTGGAGCCTCGGCCGATCTACAGCGACACGGGCCCGATCGCCGCAGTCGTCGTCGATTGCGCGGACCCGCGAGCCATGGCGCAGTTCTGGTCGTCGGCGATGGACTGGACCCTCCACGAGGTCAGCGATGAGTCCGCCGTACTGCGTTCTGCCAAGGGCGTCGGGCCGTACCTCGAGTTCATCCGCACCTCGGACCCGAAGACCGTGCTGGACCGCATCCATCTCGACCTGCGCCCGTACCCCACCGACGACCACGCGGCGGAGGCGGACCGGCTGCGCGCTCTCGGCGCCACCGACCTCGACATCGGCCAGGGCGACGTCCCGTGGGCCGTCCTGGCAGACCCCGAGAACAACGAGTTCTGCCTCCTGACACCCCGGTGA
- a CDS encoding sigma-70 family RNA polymerase sigma factor gives MASALIDDRSTQWAIAARDGDLVALDNFVRALHHDVRRYVAHLSADPHSADDLTQETFLRALQSLHRFEGRSSARTWLLSIARRTVADDLRRKAARPRISGHDWQRAAEQTQPRGLPGFEDGIALSELLDKIPGDRREVFVLTQLAGVPYAQTAARLGCPVGTVRSRVSRARTTLADLLTA, from the coding sequence ATGGCTTCTGCCTTGATCGACGACCGATCAACACAATGGGCGATCGCCGCACGTGACGGTGATCTCGTTGCTCTCGACAACTTCGTCCGCGCACTGCATCACGACGTACGGCGGTACGTCGCACACCTGAGCGCCGATCCGCACTCGGCCGACGACCTCACCCAGGAGACGTTCCTGCGGGCCCTGCAAAGCCTGCACCGGTTCGAGGGACGGTCTTCGGCGCGGACGTGGCTGCTGTCCATCGCCCGGCGTACCGTCGCCGACGACCTGCGCCGCAAGGCAGCACGCCCGCGAATCTCCGGGCACGACTGGCAGCGTGCCGCCGAACAGACCCAGCCGCGGGGCCTCCCCGGCTTCGAGGACGGCATCGCCCTGAGCGAACTGCTCGACAAGATCCCCGGCGACCGCCGCGAGGTCTTCGTCCTCACCCAACTCGCCGGCGTCCCCTACGCCCAGACCGCCGCCCGTCTGGGCTGTCCGGTCGGCACCGTCCGCTCCCGGGTTTCGCGAGCACGGACGACTCTGGCCGACCTGCTCACCGCCTGA
- a CDS encoding PepSY-associated TM helix domain-containing protein, whose translation MNAVLEAPAKPENGARGRGTGLFRAFWRWHFYASFLVIPVLLILAATGLIYLFRFQIEPVLHADLMKVSQPAGLVAQPYETQLDEVRQAFPDATVVSMTEPSAPNRSTVFSVDTAAGPRDVFVDPYEGKVLGSLNPDTTLSGAAILLHGELMAGRWGDYVIEIAACWAIVMALTGYYLFFLGRVARARRRAAGAAGAVLRSRHGRTGAVLGLGLLFLIVSGLPWTGFWGAKAQELATHQGTSFWGEDPGALSNPTSTLDESLPHSHSVPWGLGKTEVPRSNPADGKRSVATVDTAIEVGQRNGLRRPMTIALPADDGGVFSAIGYAFNDPGKERTLHVDRYGGGVVSTYGYSDYPALAKVVAQGIALHEGRRLGTFNFWLTTVFCLGVIFMCVSGPLMWWRRRPKGNSLGAPRGRLPLRATPALAVLVTALAIFLPLFGLTLAAALLLDQLALRRIPRLGTWFNTAS comes from the coding sequence GTGAACGCAGTTCTGGAGGCCCCAGCGAAGCCGGAGAACGGTGCGCGCGGCCGCGGCACCGGGTTGTTCCGGGCCTTCTGGCGGTGGCATTTCTACGCCAGCTTCCTGGTGATCCCGGTCCTGCTGATCCTCGCCGCGACGGGCCTGATCTACCTGTTCCGCTTCCAGATCGAACCGGTTCTGCACGCCGATCTGATGAAGGTGAGCCAGCCGGCCGGCCTGGTCGCGCAGCCGTACGAGACGCAGCTCGACGAGGTACGCCAGGCCTTCCCTGACGCGACCGTGGTCTCGATGACCGAGCCGTCGGCGCCGAACCGCTCGACGGTGTTCTCCGTCGACACCGCGGCCGGCCCCCGGGACGTGTTCGTCGACCCGTACGAGGGCAAGGTACTGGGTTCGCTCAACCCGGACACGACGCTGTCGGGCGCCGCGATCCTGCTGCACGGCGAACTGATGGCCGGCCGTTGGGGCGATTACGTGATCGAGATCGCTGCCTGCTGGGCGATCGTGATGGCGCTGACCGGCTACTACCTGTTCTTCCTGGGGAGGGTCGCGCGAGCGCGACGACGGGCGGCTGGAGCGGCGGGCGCCGTACTGCGCTCACGGCACGGCCGCACCGGCGCGGTCCTCGGTCTCGGGCTGCTCTTCCTGATCGTGTCGGGTCTGCCGTGGACCGGGTTCTGGGGCGCGAAGGCTCAGGAGCTCGCGACCCATCAAGGTACGTCGTTCTGGGGCGAGGATCCCGGTGCGCTCTCGAACCCGACCTCGACCTTGGACGAGTCGCTGCCGCACAGCCACTCGGTGCCGTGGGGTCTGGGCAAGACCGAAGTACCGCGCTCGAACCCGGCCGACGGGAAGCGGTCGGTCGCCACCGTCGACACCGCGATCGAGGTCGGCCAGCGCAACGGGCTGCGCCGCCCGATGACGATCGCACTGCCCGCCGACGACGGGGGTGTCTTCTCGGCGATCGGGTACGCGTTCAACGACCCCGGCAAGGAGCGCACGTTGCACGTCGACCGGTACGGCGGCGGCGTGGTCTCGACGTACGGCTACAGCGACTACCCGGCCCTGGCGAAGGTCGTTGCCCAAGGCATCGCGCTGCACGAGGGCAGGCGCCTGGGCACGTTCAACTTCTGGTTGACGACGGTCTTCTGTCTCGGCGTGATCTTCATGTGCGTCAGCGGACCGCTGATGTGGTGGCGCCGCCGCCCGAAGGGCAACTCCCTCGGCGCACCCCGCGGCCGCCTCCCGCTCCGCGCAACCCCCGCCCTGGCCGTCCTCGTCACCGCCCTCGCCATCTTCCTCCCCCTCTTCGGCCTCACCCTGGCCGCCGCCCTCCTCCTCGACCAACTCGCCCTCCGCCGAATCCCACGACTGGGCACCTGGTTCAACACCGCTTCGTAG
- the sigJ gene encoding RNA polymerase sigma factor SigJ, whose product MDERRQLLNLAYRLLGSLADAEDVVQEAYARWYALSPRQRDAIVSPGAWLTKVASRICLTVLSSARVRRETYVGEWIPEPVPDPSEWTPADPADRITLDESVSMAFLVVLEAMTPAERVAFILHDVFRYPFAEVADIVGRTPAACRQLASSARRRIRTSREPAPVQSQIIRDFKQAWENRDIETLISLLDPDATATADTGGQAPAFLRSLTGAEPIVRSLTTFADKLPALTFLERTVNGQPGLVAQQNGTTVTVYAFETTPTQIKRIWAIRNPTKLHPWS is encoded by the coding sequence ATGGACGAACGACGGCAGCTGCTCAATCTCGCGTACCGGCTCCTGGGCTCGCTGGCCGACGCCGAGGACGTCGTACAGGAGGCCTATGCCCGGTGGTACGCGCTGTCCCCGCGCCAGCGCGACGCGATCGTCTCCCCCGGCGCATGGTTGACGAAGGTCGCCAGCCGCATCTGTCTCACTGTCCTCTCGTCGGCACGCGTTCGGCGGGAGACGTACGTCGGGGAATGGATCCCCGAGCCGGTTCCCGACCCGTCCGAGTGGACCCCCGCGGACCCGGCCGACCGCATCACCCTCGACGAATCGGTCAGCATGGCGTTCCTCGTCGTACTGGAAGCGATGACGCCGGCCGAACGGGTCGCGTTCATCCTCCACGACGTCTTCCGCTATCCGTTCGCCGAAGTCGCCGACATCGTCGGCCGGACTCCCGCGGCCTGCCGGCAACTGGCCTCGTCGGCCCGCCGCCGGATCCGCACGTCACGGGAACCGGCGCCTGTGCAGTCGCAGATCATCCGGGACTTCAAGCAGGCCTGGGAGAACCGGGACATCGAGACTCTCATCAGCCTTCTGGACCCCGACGCCACCGCGACCGCGGACACCGGCGGCCAGGCGCCCGCGTTCCTGCGCTCACTCACCGGCGCCGAACCAATCGTCCGCAGCCTGACCACCTTCGCCGACAAGTTGCCCGCGCTGACGTTCCTCGAACGCACAGTCAACGGCCAGCCCGGCCTGGTAGCCCAGCAAAACGGCACCACCGTCACCGTCTACGCCTTCGAAACCACGCCAACCCAGATCAAACGCATCTGGGCAATCCGAAACCCCACCAAACTCCACCCCTGGAGCTGA
- a CDS encoding NAD(P)/FAD-dependent oxidoreductase: MSSDYWSLKHKIVVVGGGYAGTLAANRLRQRDDVDVTLVNPRPHFVERIRLHQFVARTGEATLDYATLLGDGISLVVDSVTRIETDARKVRLESGRALDYDYLIYAVGSRAAVPEAVPGAAEFSFDIAEFEAAQRLRSRLDDLSLDAPITVVGGGFTGIETAAELVEQGRSVTLVCGGGLAPTLSAKGRRYVARWLSRHDVAVLENTAVAEVRVDGVVLAGGGVRGSALTVWTAGFGVPELAAASGLRTDELGRLLTDETLTSVDDSRIVAAGDAVAPSGRALRMSTYAAGPLGAQAANTVLSRIAGDEPAALDLAFTGACVSLGRHAGIRQLARMDDSAVNLHISGRLGAVVKETACRFVIDKRIRREARDPGSMTWPKAGPRPTQQPRTMVHDEV; the protein is encoded by the coding sequence ATGTCGTCGGATTACTGGTCGTTGAAGCACAAGATCGTCGTCGTTGGCGGCGGGTACGCCGGAACGCTCGCGGCCAACCGTTTGCGGCAGCGCGACGATGTCGACGTCACGCTGGTCAACCCGCGTCCGCACTTCGTCGAACGCATTCGGCTGCATCAGTTCGTGGCTCGTACCGGTGAGGCGACGCTCGACTACGCGACGCTGCTCGGTGACGGAATCTCGTTGGTCGTCGACAGCGTCACGCGGATCGAGACTGACGCGCGCAAGGTGCGTCTGGAGTCGGGGCGGGCGCTGGACTACGACTACCTCATCTATGCGGTGGGCAGCAGGGCGGCGGTTCCTGAGGCGGTTCCTGGTGCGGCGGAGTTCTCGTTCGACATCGCCGAGTTCGAGGCGGCGCAGCGTCTGCGGTCCAGGTTGGACGATCTGTCGCTCGATGCGCCGATCACGGTGGTCGGCGGCGGGTTCACGGGCATCGAAACGGCGGCTGAACTGGTTGAGCAAGGACGCTCGGTCACGCTGGTCTGCGGGGGTGGATTGGCGCCCACGTTGAGCGCCAAGGGTCGCCGGTACGTCGCGAGATGGCTCTCTCGGCATGATGTCGCCGTACTCGAGAACACTGCGGTGGCGGAGGTTCGCGTGGACGGGGTTGTTCTCGCGGGTGGTGGCGTTCGGGGGAGTGCGTTGACTGTTTGGACGGCCGGGTTCGGGGTGCCGGAGTTAGCGGCGGCGAGCGGGTTGCGAACTGATGAGCTCGGGCGGTTACTGACGGACGAGACGTTGACGAGTGTCGACGACTCGCGGATCGTCGCGGCGGGTGATGCGGTCGCTCCTTCGGGGCGGGCGTTGCGGATGAGTACGTACGCCGCTGGTCCGCTCGGCGCGCAGGCCGCCAACACTGTGCTGAGCCGGATCGCCGGGGACGAACCGGCTGCGCTCGATCTGGCGTTCACCGGGGCGTGCGTCAGCCTGGGGCGGCATGCCGGTATTCGGCAGCTTGCGCGTATGGACGATTCCGCGGTGAACCTCCACATCTCCGGTCGCCTGGGCGCGGTGGTGAAGGAGACCGCGTGCAGGTTCGTCATCGACAAGCGAATCCGCCGCGAGGCCCGCGATCCAGGCTCGATGACCTGGCCCAAGGCCGGCCCGCGCCCCACCCAGCAACCCAGGACGATGGTGCACGATGAGGTATGA